One Cicer arietinum cultivar CDC Frontier isolate Library 1 chromosome 8, Cicar.CDCFrontier_v2.0, whole genome shotgun sequence DNA segment encodes these proteins:
- the LOC101509699 gene encoding beta-carotene hydroxylase 2, chloroplastic-like, giving the protein MAAGLTATITLKPLNRHYKPILFPHLNKPILFNPLRCFPQRTTPKTQKLKSFTLCVLMNDPKQNTQIEIEEEKSPLQGENDNNYSQVVSPKMEEKLKRKKSERLTYLIAAVMSSLGITSMAVLSVYYRFSWQMEGGGEILWSEMFGTFALSVGAAVGMEFWARWAHKALWHASLWHMHESHHRAREGPFELNDVFAIINAVPAIALLNFGFFHKGLIPGLCFGAGLGITVFGMAYMFVHDGLVHKRFSVGPIANVPYFRRVAAAHKLHHSDKFHGVPYGLFLGPKELEEVGGLEELEKEIIRRARSYNNSS; this is encoded by the exons ATGGCGGCAGGACTAACCGCCACTATAACCTTGAAACCCTTAAACCGTCACTACAAACCCATATTATTTCCTCATCTCAACAAACCAATTCTCTTCAACCCATTAAGATGTTTCCCTCAAAGAACAACCCCAAAAACCCAAAAATTGAAAAGCTTCACCCTTTGTGTTTTAATGAACGATCCAAAACAGAATACccaaattgaaattgaagaagaaaaatcaccccttcaaggagaaaatgataataattattcTCAAGTTGTGTCACCAAAAATGGAAGAgaaattgaaaaggaaaaaatcAGAAAGGTTGACTTACCTTATTGCAGCTGTTATGTCTAGCTTAGGTATCACATCTATGGCTGTGTTGTCTGTTTATTATAGATTTTCATGGCAAATGGAG GGTGGTGGAGAAATTCTTTGGTCCGAAATGTTTGGTACATTTGCTCTATCTGTTGGTGCTGCA GTGGGTATGGAGTTTTGGGCTAGATGGGCTCACAAGGCTCTTTGGCATGCATCCTTGTGGCACATGCATGAG TCCCATCATAGAGCAAGAGAAGGACCATTCGAGTTAAATGATGTTTTTGCAATAATAAATGCTGTTCCTGCCATCGCTCTCCTTAACTTTGGTTTCTTCCACAAGGGACTCATCCCTGGTCTTTGTTTCGGTGCG GGTCTTGGGATTACTGTGTTTGGGATGGCTTACATGTTTGTACATGACGGTTTGGTTCATAAGAGATTCTCAGTGGGACCTATTGCCAATGTGCCCTATTTTAGAAGGGTAGCTGCAGCCCACAAA CTTCACCATTCGGACAAATTTCATGGGGTACCATATGGGCTGTTTTTGGGACCAAAG GAACTTGAAGAGGTAGGAGGGTTAGAAGAGCTAGAGAAAGAGATTATTAGGAGGGCAAGATCATACAATAATAGTTCATAA